Proteins from a genomic interval of Hydrogenispora ethanolica:
- a CDS encoding DNA adenine methylase — protein sequence MAKLLSPLRYPGGKSKIYEKVKTLIEYNAMGNRTYVEPFAGGFGLGIGLLCDNIVQSAVLNDVDSHIYHFWHSVFYSTDDLLRKITDTPITIDERKKQKAVYKDSAADALSDGFATLFLNRVNFSGVINGGPIGGVTQSGVYKLDCRFNKEEIKKKIADIALLKNRISLYNYDASDLIIDRLEFQNNTAFFNIDPPYVAKGSRLYTNYFKESDHRNLEKVITEHLKGIPWIITYDDCGLIRDIYKQYLMTGYNIQHNARVSIQGKELVITNIAEDSFVW from the coding sequence ATGGCTAAGTTACTTTCGCCGCTTCGCTATCCGGGCGGTAAATCAAAAATTTACGAAAAAGTTAAAACTCTTATTGAATATAATGCGATGGGGAATAGGACTTACGTCGAACCTTTTGCAGGTGGATTCGGTTTAGGGATTGGTTTGTTGTGTGACAACATTGTGCAATCCGCTGTATTGAATGATGTCGATTCCCATATTTATCATTTTTGGCATTCAGTGTTTTACAGCACAGACGACTTACTTAGAAAAATCACAGATACGCCCATCACCATTGATGAGCGAAAAAAACAAAAGGCAGTGTATAAAGACAGTGCTGCAGATGCTTTGAGCGATGGCTTTGCAACATTGTTTTTAAACCGAGTGAACTTTTCTGGCGTTATCAATGGCGGACCAATTGGCGGAGTAACGCAGAGCGGCGTATATAAACTGGATTGCCGATTCAATAAGGAAGAGATAAAAAAGAAAATCGCGGATATTGCTTTGCTGAAAAATCGCATTTCACTGTATAACTACGATGCAAGTGATTTGATTATTGACCGTTTAGAATTTCAAAACAATACTGCGTTTTTCAATATTGACCCTCCGTACGTTGCTAAAGGGAGTCGACTTTATACGAATTACTTCAAAGAGTCTGACCATAGAAATCTTGAAAAGGTAATAACTGAACATCTAAAGGGTATTCCTTGGATTATTACTTATGATGACTGCGGGCTAATACGAGATATCTATAAGCAGTACCTTATGACTGGGTATAATATTCAGCATAACGCCAGAGTAAGTATTCAGGGGAAGGAATTGGTTATTACAAATATCGCGGAAGATTCTTTCGTTTGGTGA
- a CDS encoding helix-turn-helix domain-containing protein, translating to MKQLNPGERVRQFREYLDLSQEAFGAVINMSRGNISKIESGKIPMSNAFLYGMMIRFAANTEWIMTGKGEMFIVAEDYIVNGIKLLGAKKFSEGLVKVLEDPQFAEFRSHVALEKLATGNTNQNLLAYVEYILNQGLQSDEKIRNWLMVQLERAFPEVLGEKEK from the coding sequence ATGAAACAATTGAATCCCGGTGAACGAGTCCGTCAATTTCGTGAATACTTAGATTTATCACAAGAAGCTTTTGGCGCAGTCATCAATATGAGCCGAGGTAATATCTCGAAAATTGAGTCGGGTAAAATACCCATGTCTAATGCGTTTCTCTATGGAATGATGATTCGTTTTGCCGCCAATACCGAATGGATAATGACTGGCAAGGGTGAAATGTTTATCGTTGCAGAGGATTACATTGTCAATGGCATTAAACTTTTAGGAGCTAAGAAATTCAGTGAAGGATTAGTGAAGGTTTTGGAAGATCCGCAATTTGCGGAGTTTCGTTCACACGTTGCCCTTGAAAAGCTGGCTACGGGGAACACAAATCAAAATTTGTTGGCTTATGTGGAATATATTTTGAATCAGGGACTGCAAAGCGATGAAAAGATTCGGAATTGGTTGATGGTACAGTTGGAGAGGGCGTTCCCGGAGGTTTTGGGGGAGAAGGAAAAATAG
- a CDS encoding aspartyl-phosphate phosphatase Spo0E family protein: protein MDKKSLQSFLLYHILHSKLQETMSQIAEKNESTLKQQIAASRARLQCLWNLHGHTNPVVLAASIELDELLNRYHRQNKTQDLNLDSPD from the coding sequence ATGGATAAAAAAAGTTTACAATCTTTTTTATTATACCATATTCTGCATAGCAAGTTACAGGAGACCATGTCGCAAATCGCCGAAAAAAACGAATCAACCCTCAAACAACAAATAGCCGCCAGCCGCGCCCGGCTCCAGTGCCTCTGGAACCTCCACGGCCACACCAACCCGGTGGTCCTGGCCGCCAGCATCGAGCTGGATGAATTGCTGAACCGGTATCACCGGCAGAATAAAACCCAAGACCTGAACCTTGATTCGCCGGATTAA
- a CDS encoding nucleotidyltransferase domain-containing protein: MITKDQINQVVETIVQNVHPDKVILFGSYANGNPGEDSDLDLLVIKDMPQKRLQRGREIRKHLRGTGIPIDLLVYTPQEIEEWRDTKAAFITQIVAQGQVLYG; this comes from the coding sequence TTGATTACAAAGGATCAGATTAATCAAGTCGTTGAGACGATTGTTCAAAACGTCCACCCTGATAAAGTTATTTTATTTGGCTCTTACGCAAATGGAAATCCTGGAGAAGATAGCGACTTAGATTTATTAGTAATCAAAGATATGCCCCAAAAACGCCTTCAAAGGGGCCGCGAAATTCGGAAACATTTAAGAGGAACTGGGATTCCCATCGATTTATTGGTTTATACCCCTCAGGAAATCGAAGAATGGCGTGATACAAAGGCTGCGTTTATAACCCAAATTGTCGCTCAAGGTCAGGTTTTATATGGATAA
- a CDS encoding HEPN domain-containing protein has product MDKKELLVDEWITKAGHDLGMAELAIANKPEYKDLICFHCQQSAEKYLKAYLIRLNMDFKKSHSLIYLLDLLKAQENVPDSIYGTAEILEDYGVEVRYPGNGIELDQEDIHEAYQAALRIKEFVKEKMA; this is encoded by the coding sequence ATGGATAAAAAAGAACTATTGGTTGACGAGTGGATTACCAAAGCCGGGCATGATCTGGGAATGGCGGAATTGGCTATTGCCAATAAACCGGAATATAAAGATCTCATTTGTTTTCATTGTCAACAAAGTGCTGAAAAATATTTAAAAGCGTATTTAATTCGTTTGAATATGGATTTTAAGAAAAGTCACAGTTTAATCTATTTGTTAGATTTGTTAAAGGCTCAAGAGAATGTTCCGGATAGTATATATGGGACGGCTGAGATTTTGGAGGATTACGGCGTTGAAGTTCGTTATCCCGGTAATGGGATTGAGCTTGACCAAGAAGATATTCATGAAGCCTATCAGGCGGCTTTGCGAATAAAAGAATTTGTTAAAGAAAAAATGGCTTAA